The following proteins come from a genomic window of Verrucomicrobiales bacterium:
- the rplW gene encoding 50S ribosomal protein L23, translating into MNTFDVIKTVRVTEKGTQQSHKLNQYTLVADKRANKIEIRKAVEELFKVKVLRVNTMNVRGKLRRQRTASEGWTPTWKKAIVTLKAGDKIELA; encoded by the coding sequence ATGAATACTTTCGATGTTATCAAGACCGTTCGCGTGACCGAGAAGGGCACGCAGCAATCGCATAAGCTGAATCAGTACACCCTGGTGGCTGACAAGCGTGCGAACAAGATCGAGATCCGCAAGGCCGTTGAAGAACTCTTCAAGGTCAAGGTTCTCCGAGTGAACACGATGAACGTGCGCGGCAAACTCCGCCGTCAGCGTACTGCCTCCGAAGGTTGGACTCCGACCTGGAAGAAGGCGATCGTCACCCTGAAGGCTGGCGACAAGATCGAATTAGCCTGA
- the rplD gene encoding 50S ribosomal protein L4, which produces MKLTVTDIKGAPQGEIQVPFELIENGKGTQAVHDTVVAYMAAQRSGTASTKTMGDVHGTGKKPWRQKGTGMARAGSFASPLWRGGGVTFGPKPRDFSKKVNVKVKRLALRKALSSRLQAGDILVISDIKVDAPKTKAVLNILSSLKLDGKSALFVTDANDNNLYLSARNIPKVEVTTSELLNTYQVLRPAKLVFTKNAFAKLESRLK; this is translated from the coding sequence ATGAAACTCACTGTAACCGACATTAAAGGCGCCCCCCAGGGCGAGATTCAGGTTCCCTTCGAGCTGATCGAGAACGGCAAGGGAACCCAGGCGGTGCATGACACTGTGGTGGCCTACATGGCTGCTCAGCGGTCTGGCACGGCCAGCACCAAGACGATGGGTGATGTTCACGGAACCGGCAAGAAGCCCTGGCGCCAAAAAGGCACCGGTATGGCTCGCGCCGGCTCCTTCGCCAGCCCCTTGTGGCGTGGCGGTGGTGTCACCTTTGGTCCTAAGCCCCGCGACTTCAGCAAGAAGGTCAACGTCAAGGTCAAGCGTCTGGCGTTGCGCAAGGCACTGAGCTCCCGCCTGCAGGCTGGAGACATCCTCGTGATCAGCGACATCAAGGTTGATGCTCCGAAGACCAAGGCGGTCCTGAACATCCTCAGTTCGCTCAAGCTGGACGGCAAGTCCGCCTTGTTCGTAACGGATGCCAACGACAACAACCTTTATCTTTCGGCCCGCAATATTCCGAAGGTTGAGGTCACTACCAGCGAGTTGCTCAACACCTATCAGGTGCTGCGTCCGGCCAAGTTGGTGTTCACGAAGAACGCCTTTGCCAAGCTCGAATCACGACTCAAGTAA
- the rplC gene encoding 50S ribosomal protein L3, which yields MIGLIGKKLGHSRVYDAKGVMVPVTIVLAGPNRVVQCKSKEGKDGYSAVQLGFDDQKEQRLPKALVGHFKKFKATAVRRLHEFRDFEKDVKPGDIVGPDLFEVGDFVDAIGIVKGRGFEGVMKRHGFRGGDMTHGAKGWHRRSGAIGCRLFPGTVNRGMKMPGHMGQVRRTTQNLEVIQIRKDDNLILIKGSMPGAEGDYVIIRGAKKLTRARVADLAKKEADRAKGKGKSAKDAKGAKK from the coding sequence ATGATTGGATTAATTGGAAAGAAATTGGGACACAGCCGCGTTTATGACGCCAAAGGCGTGATGGTCCCTGTTACCATCGTCCTCGCCGGCCCGAACCGTGTGGTTCAGTGCAAGAGCAAGGAAGGTAAGGATGGATATTCCGCCGTTCAGCTGGGCTTTGATGACCAGAAGGAACAGCGTTTGCCCAAAGCCCTCGTGGGTCACTTCAAGAAGTTCAAGGCGACCGCCGTCAGGCGCCTCCATGAATTCCGAGATTTCGAGAAGGACGTGAAGCCGGGCGACATCGTCGGGCCTGATTTGTTCGAAGTCGGCGACTTCGTCGATGCCATCGGCATCGTCAAGGGTCGCGGGTTTGAAGGTGTCATGAAGCGCCACGGTTTCCGTGGCGGTGACATGACCCACGGTGCCAAGGGATGGCATCGTCGTAGCGGCGCCATTGGCTGCCGTTTGTTCCCTGGAACGGTGAATCGTGGCATGAAGATGCCCGGTCACATGGGGCAGGTTCGTCGCACTACTCAGAATTTGGAAGTGATCCAGATTCGCAAGGACGACAATCTGATCTTGATCAAGGGTTCTATGCCTGGCGCTGAGGGCGATTATGTGATTATTCGTGGCGCCAAAAAACTGACCCGTGCTCGCGTGGCTGATCTGGCTAAGAAAGAAGCTGATCGCGCCAAGGGCAAGGGCAAGTCCGCCAAAGACGCAAAAGGAGCGAAGAAGTAA
- the rpsJ gene encoding 30S ribosomal protein S10 — MSTQRIRIRLKAYDHRVIDESAHNIVETVKRTGARVSGPIPLPTRIERFTVHRSPHVDKKSMESFEQRTHKRLIDIIDPTAKTVDELKQLNLPAGVDITIKI, encoded by the coding sequence ATGTCTACACAACGAATTCGGATCCGGCTCAAAGCGTATGACCATCGGGTCATCGACGAGTCAGCCCACAATATCGTGGAAACAGTGAAGCGAACCGGTGCCCGTGTTTCGGGGCCGATTCCGCTTCCCACCCGTATCGAGCGATTCACTGTCCATCGCTCTCCGCACGTCGACAAGAAGTCGATGGAATCCTTCGAGCAGCGCACTCATAAGCGCCTGATCGATATCATCGACCCGACGGCCAAGACCGTGGATGAGCTGAAGCAGCTCAACCTGCCTGCTGGCGTCGACATCACCATTAAGATTTAA